Genomic window (Candidatus Bathyarchaeota archaeon):
AGTTGAGAAACTGCACACAAACGCTTTGGGCTTCACGCATGGCGGCGCAATCTTTTCGCTAGCAGACTACGCTTTCGCTCAAGCATGCAATTTCGGAGACAACGTTGCAGTGGCTGTGGAAGTCAACATCAATTACCTCAAACCCTCAGTAGAAGGAGACACGCTAACGGCGGAAGCAAACAGAGTTTCAGATGGCAAAACTATGGGCTTATACCACATCACCGTGCGCAACCAAGA
Coding sequences:
- a CDS encoding hotdog fold thioesterase; amino-acid sequence: VEKLHTNALGFTHGGAIFSLADYAFAQACNFGDNVAVAVEVNINYLKPSVEGDTLTAEANRVSDGKTMGLYHITVRNQDKMIAFFSGLAFKKN